GTCCCGCGAGCGCCCTCGAGCGCCCGGGCGCCGTTCTCGAGCGGGAAGAGCGAGGTCAGCAGCGGGACGAGTGCAAAGGAAAGGATCGCCCCGAACCGGTTCAGGACGCGGGAAACGTGCCACGGGAACGAGTGGGGCCGTTCGTCGCGAGGAGTACCGGGTAGACCCTCGCTGCCGGGTCTTCCGCCCGGACCGGGTCCTGAGGTGGAGGCTGCGTGATCGGGGTCCATACGACAGCGAACAAACACGAACGCCTTGAATCCTCCGCTCACCGGAAGCCGGGAACGTCGGCTATTTGACGATCCGCCGGCTACCGGGTCGCATGATCGATCTCCGCTCCGATACCGTAACGACGCCCGACGAGGCGATGCGGGATGCCGCCGCCGCGGCCGACGTCGGCGACGACGTCTACGGGGAGGATCCGACGGTGAACGAACTCGAGGCCCGCGCCGCCGACCGCGTCGGCAAGGAGGCCGCGCTCTACGTCCCGACCGGGACGATGGGCAACCAGATCGCGGCCCGCGTCCACACCGACCGCGGCCAGGAGGTGCTCGCCGATCGCAAGAGCCACGTCGTGAAGTACGAACTCGGCGGCTTCGCCCAGCACGCGGGCCTCCAGGTGCGGATGCTCGACGCCGATCCGCGCGGGGTTCCGACGCCCGCACAGGTCGACGCGAGCTACGCCGACGAGGACCTCCACCGCGCCGGCACGGGGTTGCTCTGCCTCGAGAACACGCACAACGCCCGCGGCGGACTCGCGATCGAACCCGAGAAGATCGAAGCGGCAGCCGACGCCGCTCACGACCGCGACGTCCCGGTCCACGTCGACGGCGCGCGGCTGTTCAACGCCGCGACGGCGCTCGACGTCCCGGTCACCGACCTCACCGAGCCCGTCGACTCGGTCATGTTCTGTCTCTCGAAAGGGCTCGGCGCGCCGGTCGGCTCGATGCTCGCCGGCTCCGAAGCGTTCGTCGAGCGCGCTCGGCGGGTTCGCAAACTGTTCGGCGGCGGGATGCGCCAGGCCGGCATCATCGCCGGGCCCGGACTCGAGGCGCTCGAGAACGTCGACGACCTCGCGACCGACCACGAGCACGCTCGTCTTCTCGCCGACGAGATGCGCGATATCGACGGTCTCGACGTCCTGGAGCCGGAGACGAACATCGTTCTCGTGGACGTCTCGGGGATCGGTCTGGACGCCGACGGCGCGCTCGAGCGACTCCGCGACGAGGAGATCCTGGCGTCGGCGTTCGGCGAGACGACCCTGCGGTTCTGTACCCATCGCAGCGTCTCGCGTGAGGAGGTCGATCGGGCGATCACGCGTCTCACCGCGGCGTTCGACTGATCGCTGCTGCTCGCCTCAGCGTCCTTCCATTCCGTCGCGGAACTCGAGGATCGTTCGCCGAAGGAGCAGATACGAGAAGAAGATCAGCGACAGCAGGATCAGGACGATCGCGATAATGACGGGATCGTCGGGAATGAAAGTGACCATACTGGATCGCTACAGTGTCGGCCTGCAAAACCGTTTCGACGTTCCGTATCGAGCTCGATTCTCCGGGATCGTCTCCATTGTAGTGCCAACTAAAACGGTTCACACCGATCGCACGGCCGCCCACCGTGCGATCGGTGTGCACTGACTTTCAGTAGCTACTATAGCTAAAACTCGTTTTTCACCTTGCGCTGACTATATTGCTAGCCGTCTCGTAGCTTCAGATGCGCCTCGATCCCGCCTGCCCGTCGACATCGAGGCCACCCGTCCGGCGCAGCCCACGCGCCAGATTGCCCTCTGCCACCGGTCCACTGTCGCCGGACGCGGTTCCGGGTGGTTATGCCAGTCCCGGACCGGTCCCCGTTGACGCTGCCCTCCACACGCAGCACTGTCGACGCCGCTTCGACGACTATTCTCGAGTCGCAACGGTGAACTCCGAGACGAGCGTTCCGTCCGGTTCTCGAACTTCGCCGACCAACTCGTCTCCCGCTTCCTCGAGCACGGCGAACCCCGGCCGGTTCCCGCGCGGTTGAGCGTGACTCCCCGGGTTCAACAGCAGGACGTCGTCGGTTTCGACGACGGACGGTCGGTGACTGTGTCCCGAGACGACGACGTCGGCGTCCCGCGAACGGCCGAACATCGCCAGCCCGGTCGCGCCCCCCTCGCGTCGGTGCGTCACCGCGAACCGGACGCCGCCCTCCTCGACGACCCGCGCCGTCGGCAGTCGCTCCCGGACCGCCGCGCTGTCGGCGTTGCCGTGGACGGCGAACAGCCGATCGCACTCGCTCTGGAAGGCTTCGAGCGCCGTCGTGCTCGTGAAATCGCCGGCGTGGATCACGGTTTCCGCGGTTCGGGCCGCCTCCAGGGCCTCGTCCGCGAGTTCGTGACCGCCGGTGCTGTGCGTATCCGAGAAGATCGCGATCATGAGTGGGCGGTCGGCCGCGAGGGGGACGACACTTTCGACACGAGGTCGCGGTCGGACCGAGGCCGCGATCCGATCCCCTCGAACTGCCGATTTCGAG
This DNA window, taken from Natronococcus sp. CG52, encodes the following:
- a CDS encoding DUF7859 family protein; protein product: MVTFIPDDPVIIAIVLILLSLIFFSYLLLRRTILEFRDGMEGR
- a CDS encoding metallophosphoesterase translates to MIAIFSDTHSTGGHELADEALEAARTAETVIHAGDFTSTTALEAFQSECDRLFAVHGNADSAAVRERLPTARVVEEGGVRFAVTHRREGGATGLAMFGRSRDADVVVSGHSHRPSVVETDDVLLLNPGSHAQPRGNRPGFAVLEEAGDELVGEVREPDGTLVSEFTVATRE
- a CDS encoding threonine aldolase family protein — encoded protein: MIDLRSDTVTTPDEAMRDAAAAADVGDDVYGEDPTVNELEARAADRVGKEAALYVPTGTMGNQIAARVHTDRGQEVLADRKSHVVKYELGGFAQHAGLQVRMLDADPRGVPTPAQVDASYADEDLHRAGTGLLCLENTHNARGGLAIEPEKIEAAADAAHDRDVPVHVDGARLFNAATALDVPVTDLTEPVDSVMFCLSKGLGAPVGSMLAGSEAFVERARRVRKLFGGGMRQAGIIAGPGLEALENVDDLATDHEHARLLADEMRDIDGLDVLEPETNIVLVDVSGIGLDADGALERLRDEEILASAFGETTLRFCTHRSVSREEVDRAITRLTAAFD